A window of Aurantibacillus circumpalustris genomic DNA:
TGGTATGCGCATGGTGTTTTATCCGGCAGTAATTGGCTGGATTCTTTTTAGCTACTGGTTATTCGAAATTAAAAACAGAATTAGTTTTATTAAAAACAAAATAGATGATTAAGAAAGTTCTAGGTTTATTGTTTATCTGTGTGTCGTTGCTCTCACAAGCGCAGCAGGTTGTAACGAACGACTCGCCTCAAATGGCAGATGCATTCAGACAAGAAGGAAAAATTTACGTTGTGATTGCAGTAATCGCTCTTATTTTTTTAGCCTTGGTTTGTTTTTTAA
This region includes:
- a CDS encoding CcmD family protein, whose translation is MIKKVLGLLFICVSLLSQAQQVVTNDSPQMADAFRQEGKIYVVIAVIALIFLALVCFLIYIERKVKKIEDKVFKG